From the genome of Apodemus sylvaticus chromosome 3, mApoSyl1.1, whole genome shotgun sequence, one region includes:
- the Serinc2 gene encoding serine incorporator 2 yields the protein MLSPGVESQLYKLPWVCEDRTQQPVVLQGPLDCGSLLGFRAVYRMCFATAAFFFFFMLLMICVRSSRDPRAAIQNGFWFFKFLILVGITVGAFYIPDGSFPKIWFYFGVVGSFLFILIQLILFVDFAHSWNQRWLCKAEECDSPAWYAGLFFFTFLFYLLSITAVALMFVYYTESGACHEGKVFISLNLTFCVCVSIIAVLPKVQDAQPNSGLLQASVITLYTMFVTWSALSNVPDQKCNPHLPTKNGTGQVDLEDYSTVWWDAPSIVGLVIFILCTFFISLRSSDHRQVNSLMQTEECPAEIVQQQQVAVTDGRAYDNEQDGVTYSYSFFHFCLVLASLHVMMTLTNWYSPGETRKMISTWTSVWVKICASWAGLFLYLWTLVAPLLLPNRDFS from the exons ATGCTGAGCCCCGGAGTGGAGAGTCAGCTTTACAAG CTGCCCTGGGTGTGTGAGGACAGGACCCAGCAACCCGTGGTCCTGCAGGGCCCCCTGGACTGCGGCTCCCTGCTGGGTTTCCGCGCTGTCTACCGGATGTGCTTCGCCACGGcagcctttttcttcttcttcatgctgTTAATGATCTGTGTCCGCAGTAGCCGGGACCCGCGAGCAGCCATCCAGAATGG gttttggttttttaaattccTGATCCTTGTGGGTATCACCGTGGGTGCCTTCTACATCCCTGATGGCTCCTTTCCCAAGA TCTGGTTCTACTTCGGTGTCGTGGGctccttcctcttcatcctcaTCCAGCTGATCCTGTTCGTTGACTTTGCCCACTCCTGGAACCAGCGCTGGCTGTGTAAGGCGGAGGAGTGTGACTCTCCAGCCTGGTACGCAG GCCTTTTCTTCTTCACCTTCCTCTTCTACCTGTTGTCCATCACCGCTGTGGCACTGATGTTCGTCTACTACACGGAGTCTGGTGCCTGCCATGAGGGGAAGGTCTTCATCAGCCTCAACCTCACCTTCTGTGTCTGCGTCTCCATCATTGCGGTCCTGCCCAAGGTCCAG GATGCCCAGCCCAACTCAGGTCTGCTGCAAGCCTCCGTCATAACCTTGTATACAATGTTTGTCACCTGGTCTGCCCTGTCCAACGTCCCTG ACCAAAAATGCAACCCTCACCTGCCCACTAAAAACGGAACAGGCCAGGTGGACCTGGAGGACTACAGCACAGTGTGGTGGGATGCCCCAAGCATCGTGGGCCTCGTCATCTTCATCCTGTGCACCTTCTTCATTAG CCTGCGGTCCTCTGACCACCGTCAGGTGAACAGCCTGATGCAGACAGAGGAGTGTCCAGCAGAGAttgtgcagcagcagcaggtggcTGTCACTGACGGCCGAGCCTATGACAATGAGCAGGATGGTGTCACCTACAGTTATTCCTTCTTCCACTTCTGCCTGGTGCTAGCCTCTCTGCATGTCATGATGACACTTACCAACTGGTACAG CCCTGGGGAAACCCGGAAGATGATCAGCACGTGGACCTCGGTGTGGGTGAAGATCTGCGCCAGCTGGGCGGGGCTGTTCCTCTACCTGTGGACCCTGGTGGCACCCCTGCTGCTGCCCAACAGAGACTTCAGCTGA